In the genome of Rhodothermales bacterium, one region contains:
- the obgE gene encoding GTPase ObgE, producing the protein MKFVDYVTVTVRSGKGGKGAMSLRRAKYEPKGGPDGGDGGDGGSVILEGDKQLYTLLDLRYNRHHFAQNGGPGGGNQRSGKKGDDILLRVPLGTVLKDSDTDEYIGEVTEHGERLVLARGGRGGKGNTFFKSSTNQTPRHSQPGEPGEERNVTFELKLLADVGLVGFPNAGKSTLVSSLSAARPKVADYPFTTLEPSLGVVSVGDFKSFVMADIPGIIEGAHEGKGLGIQFLKHIERNAVLLFVIPVTSDDVAAEYDTLLHELEMFSPDMLRKPRMIALSKMDLVPVDDVETKVEEARAGLPPPVELFPISAVSRTGLDDLKRALWRYIEEDREEDLVDDVTG; encoded by the coding sequence ATGAAGTTTGTTGATTACGTGACCGTGACCGTCCGGAGCGGAAAGGGCGGCAAGGGTGCCATGTCCCTCCGCCGGGCAAAATACGAACCGAAAGGTGGACCGGACGGAGGCGACGGAGGCGACGGAGGCTCTGTCATCCTGGAAGGGGACAAGCAACTCTATACCCTGCTCGATCTGCGCTACAACCGGCATCATTTTGCGCAAAACGGGGGTCCGGGCGGTGGCAATCAGCGATCCGGGAAGAAGGGGGACGATATCCTGCTGCGCGTGCCGCTGGGTACCGTGCTCAAGGACTCGGACACGGACGAGTACATTGGCGAGGTTACGGAGCACGGCGAGCGCCTGGTCCTGGCCCGCGGTGGGCGTGGGGGGAAGGGGAATACGTTTTTCAAGTCATCCACCAACCAGACGCCCCGGCACTCCCAGCCGGGAGAGCCCGGAGAAGAGCGGAATGTGACTTTTGAGCTCAAGCTGCTGGCCGACGTCGGTCTGGTCGGTTTTCCCAACGCCGGGAAGAGCACGCTCGTATCCAGTCTTTCGGCTGCTCGACCGAAGGTGGCCGACTACCCCTTCACCACGCTCGAGCCGTCCCTGGGTGTGGTTTCCGTCGGGGACTTCAAGTCGTTCGTGATGGCCGATATCCCGGGCATCATCGAAGGCGCCCACGAGGGCAAGGGACTGGGTATCCAGTTCCTGAAGCACATTGAGCGCAATGCGGTGCTGTTGTTCGTGATTCCCGTCACCTCGGACGACGTGGCCGCGGAGTACGACACGCTCCTGCACGAACTGGAAATGTTCAGTCCGGACATGCTCCGTAAACCCCGTATGATTGCGCTCAGCAAGATGGACCTGGTGCCCGTCGACGACGTGGAGACCAAGGTCGAAGAGGCCCGGGCGGGATTGCCGCCGCCGGTCGAGTTGTTTCCCATCAGCGCCGTCTCCCGCACGGGCCTTGACGATCTGAAGCGCGCGCTCTGGCGGTACATCGAGGAGGACCGGGAGGAAGACCTGGTGGATGACGTGACCGGATGA
- a CDS encoding YigZ family protein, producing MTADDTYTTISAPSTAEIKEKASRFIAEAFPVSSPDQAEARILEVRKREYNATHVCSAWRVGPTGDPFRFNDDGEPGGSAGMPILRHIEGRSLTNVLVTVTRYYGGTKLGTGGLVRAYGDAASLALDAAPTQVVVLRDDVKITFAYDDTSPAMHVIGLFDAVMGDATYDERTHLTVAVRRSETARFRAALIDALSGRVVIEA from the coding sequence GTGACCGCGGACGATACATACACGACCATTTCGGCCCCCTCAACAGCCGAAATCAAGGAAAAGGCCTCTCGCTTCATTGCGGAGGCTTTTCCTGTTTCTTCCCCGGACCAGGCGGAAGCCCGCATCCTGGAGGTCCGGAAGCGGGAGTACAACGCCACCCACGTCTGCAGCGCCTGGCGTGTGGGGCCTACCGGCGATCCGTTCCGATTCAATGATGACGGCGAGCCCGGCGGGAGCGCCGGAATGCCCATCCTGCGCCATATTGAAGGCCGGTCGCTGACGAACGTCCTGGTGACGGTCACGCGCTACTATGGCGGCACGAAACTCGGCACGGGTGGGCTGGTCAGGGCCTACGGCGATGCCGCCTCGCTGGCCCTCGACGCGGCACCGACCCAGGTGGTCGTGCTTCGGGACGACGTGAAGATCACATTTGCCTACGACGACACCTCACCGGCCATGCACGTAATCGGTCTGTTCGATGCGGTCATGGGGGATGCGACGTACGACGAGAGAACCCATCTGACCGTAGCCGTCCGGCGGTCGGAGACGGCCCGGTTCCGCGCCGCGCTCATCGATGCGCTCAGTGGGCGGGTGGTTATTGAAGCTTGA
- the carB gene encoding carbamoyl-phosphate synthase large subunit: MPKRTDIKKILLIGSGPIVIGQACEFDYSGSQASRALRAEGYHVVLVNSNPATIMTDPVTADTVYLKPLTPESIKEIVEKERPDAVLPTMGGQTALNLANKLHEQGYWEKMGVEVIGVDIDAINITEDRQQFRDLMERIGVDQARSKVAKSLLEAKEITQDLGGLPVVIRPSFTLGGSGGGIVWAPGEFDKKVMRGLELSPVHEVLLDECLVGWKEYELELLRDKNDNVIIICTIENLDPMGVHTGDSVTVAPSQTLTDKQFQKMRDAAIKMMRSIGTFAGGCNVQFAVEPKTGRMIAIEINPRVSRSSALASKATGYPIAKVAAKLAVGYTLDELPNDVTGTTSACFEPSIDYVVTKIPRFNFDKFEGVDEELTTQMKAVGEVMAIGRTFPESLQKAWQSLENGYSGLGSDREESSRNEIRDRLKKSYWDRTLQIRNAFKMGASVDEVADVSKVDPWFLYQIQDIVSIEESMQSKTLGELDEATLRTIKRYGFSDLQIAWNVLDDVTEADVRAHRLAQGVKPAFLLVDTCAGEFPAQTPYFYSSYETHSESVRSDRQKIIILGSGPNRIGQGIEFDYSCVHAVLACRELGYEAIMVNCNPETVSTDFDVADKLYFEPVFKERVMDIIDHEQPMGVIVQMGGQTALKLAEHFHKEGIPIIGTSYRDMDMAEDRGQFSDLLKALEIPYPPYGAARSVNEAVTTAEKIGYPLLVRPSYVLGGQGMRIAINKEEVEQYVGQIWKLLPDNVILLDLFLENAIEIDVDAICDGDEVWVAGIMQHIEPAGVHSGDSTAVVPPYSIPEHVQDKIRAYVTSIASHMNVRGLINVQMVITGEDVFVIEANPRASRTVPFLAKAMGIPLSNIATKVMLGQKLADFRKRGELESKLVGYAVKEPVFSWDKFPEVRKELGPEMKSTGEAIAFIQDFDDEHFRKPFEMRNLYLSR; the protein is encoded by the coding sequence ATGCCCAAACGCACCGACATCAAGAAAATCCTCCTCATCGGATCCGGTCCGATCGTCATCGGCCAGGCCTGTGAATTCGACTATTCCGGCAGTCAGGCCTCCCGTGCCCTCCGGGCAGAAGGGTACCATGTGGTCCTGGTGAACTCGAATCCGGCCACCATCATGACCGATCCCGTCACTGCGGACACGGTCTATCTCAAGCCGCTCACCCCCGAATCCATCAAGGAAATCGTGGAAAAGGAGCGCCCGGACGCCGTGTTGCCGACCATGGGTGGGCAGACCGCCCTCAACCTGGCCAACAAGCTCCACGAGCAGGGCTACTGGGAAAAAATGGGCGTGGAGGTGATCGGCGTGGACATCGACGCCATCAACATCACCGAGGACCGGCAGCAATTCCGCGACCTCATGGAGCGGATTGGGGTCGATCAGGCCCGGAGCAAGGTGGCGAAAAGCCTCCTCGAGGCCAAGGAAATCACGCAGGACCTGGGCGGACTTCCGGTCGTCATCCGGCCGTCGTTCACGCTCGGCGGCAGCGGGGGCGGCATTGTCTGGGCCCCCGGTGAGTTCGACAAGAAAGTCATGCGCGGCCTGGAGCTGTCTCCCGTCCACGAGGTGCTGCTGGACGAATGTCTGGTCGGGTGGAAGGAGTACGAGCTGGAACTGCTCCGCGACAAGAACGACAACGTCATCATCATCTGTACCATCGAGAATCTCGACCCCATGGGGGTCCATACGGGGGATTCGGTGACCGTGGCGCCCAGCCAGACGCTCACCGACAAGCAGTTCCAGAAGATGCGCGACGCCGCCATCAAGATGATGCGCTCCATCGGTACCTTCGCCGGCGGATGCAATGTGCAGTTCGCCGTCGAGCCGAAGACGGGTCGCATGATTGCCATTGAAATCAATCCGCGCGTCTCCCGGTCGTCCGCGTTGGCCTCGAAGGCTACCGGTTACCCGATTGCCAAGGTCGCGGCCAAACTGGCCGTGGGGTATACCCTGGACGAATTACCGAACGATGTCACGGGCACGACCAGCGCCTGCTTCGAGCCGTCCATCGACTATGTCGTTACCAAGATCCCACGGTTCAACTTCGACAAGTTCGAGGGCGTGGACGAGGAGTTGACGACCCAGATGAAGGCGGTCGGCGAGGTCATGGCCATCGGCCGGACGTTCCCCGAAAGCCTCCAGAAGGCGTGGCAGAGTCTGGAGAACGGATACAGCGGGTTGGGATCGGACCGCGAAGAATCTTCCCGCAACGAAATCCGGGACCGGCTGAAGAAGTCCTATTGGGATCGCACCCTGCAGATCAGGAATGCCTTCAAGATGGGCGCGAGCGTGGATGAGGTCGCGGACGTGTCGAAGGTGGATCCGTGGTTCCTGTACCAGATCCAGGATATCGTATCGATCGAGGAGAGCATGCAGTCGAAAACGCTCGGCGAGCTCGATGAAGCGACCCTGCGTACCATCAAACGATACGGATTCTCCGATCTCCAGATTGCCTGGAACGTGCTGGACGATGTAACGGAAGCAGATGTGCGGGCGCATCGGTTGGCGCAGGGCGTGAAACCGGCCTTCCTGCTCGTGGATACGTGCGCGGGTGAGTTCCCGGCCCAGACCCCGTACTTCTATTCATCCTACGAAACCCACTCGGAAAGCGTGCGCTCGGACAGGCAGAAGATCATCATTCTCGGAAGCGGGCCGAACCGGATAGGGCAGGGCATTGAATTCGATTACTCCTGCGTGCATGCCGTCCTGGCGTGCCGGGAATTGGGGTACGAAGCCATCATGGTGAACTGCAACCCCGAGACGGTTTCAACCGATTTCGACGTGGCCGACAAGCTGTACTTCGAGCCCGTCTTCAAGGAGCGGGTCATGGACATCATTGACCACGAGCAGCCCATGGGCGTCATCGTTCAGATGGGCGGGCAGACCGCGCTGAAACTGGCCGAGCACTTCCACAAGGAAGGCATTCCCATCATCGGCACGTCGTATCGGGACATGGACATGGCCGAGGACCGGGGACAGTTCTCCGACCTGTTGAAGGCCCTCGAAATCCCGTATCCCCCGTATGGTGCTGCGCGAAGCGTGAACGAAGCCGTTACGACGGCCGAGAAGATCGGATATCCGTTGTTGGTCCGCCCGAGTTACGTGCTGGGCGGTCAGGGCATGCGGATTGCCATCAACAAGGAAGAAGTCGAACAGTATGTGGGCCAGATCTGGAAATTGTTGCCCGACAATGTGATCCTGTTGGACCTGTTCCTGGAGAATGCCATCGAGATCGATGTCGATGCCATCTGTGACGGGGATGAAGTGTGGGTGGCCGGGATCATGCAGCACATTGAACCGGCCGGGGTCCACTCCGGGGATTCAACGGCGGTGGTCCCGCCGTACTCCATTCCGGAGCACGTCCAGGACAAGATCCGGGCGTATGTGACGTCCATCGCATCGCACATGAACGTGCGGGGCCTCATCAACGTCCAGATGGTCATCACCGGAGAGGACGTCTTCGTGATTGAAGCCAATCCTCGTGCATCCCGGACGGTACCGTTCCTGGCGAAGGCGATGGGCATTCCGCTCTCGAACATCGCGACGAAGGTCATGCTCGGTCAAAAACTTGCAGACTTCCGGAAGCGGGGCGAATTGGAGTCCAAGCTGGTGGGTTATGCCGTCAAGGAGCCGGTCTTCTCGTGGGACAAATTCCCTGAGGTCCGGAAGGAGCTGGGTCCTGAAATGAAATCCACCGGCGAGGCCATCGCGTTCATCCAGGACTTCGACGACGAACATTTCCGCAAGCCGTTCGAAATGCGGAACCTGTATCTGTCCCGGTAG
- the carA gene encoding glutamine-hydrolyzing carbamoyl-phosphate synthase small subunit yields MIERMEPCKLALADGTVVTGEAVGYRGETSGELCFNTSMTGYQEIFTDPSYHGQIMMMTYPHIGNYGAMDIDMEAREPMVAGVVVRQFSHRYSNHMADESLDSFMKRFKLVGISGVDTRRLVLHIRDQGVMNAVISSVDLDDASLVEKARSWPSMAGLELASRVTTAEAYDFCEGSGPRIAVYDYGVKQNILRSFKARGCTVRVFPADTDFAVIRTWDPDGVFFSNGPGDPRAMEGAIATVKEATASGLPLFGICLGHQLMSLAAGLDVYKMFVGHRGANHAVKNLQTGQVEVSTQNHGFAVNKDSLSPDVAELTHINLNDQTLEGVRFKQFCGFSVQYHPEASPGPHDSQYLFDAFMADIKEKRGVQATHLKDDHMIYAGR; encoded by the coding sequence ATGATTGAACGAATGGAGCCATGCAAACTGGCACTCGCGGACGGCACCGTCGTGACCGGCGAAGCGGTCGGCTATCGCGGGGAAACGAGCGGGGAGTTGTGCTTCAACACCTCCATGACGGGCTATCAGGAAATCTTCACCGATCCGTCCTACCACGGACAGATCATGATGATGACCTATCCGCACATCGGAAACTACGGCGCCATGGACATCGACATGGAAGCCCGGGAGCCGATGGTGGCGGGCGTGGTGGTGCGGCAGTTCTCACACCGGTATTCGAACCATATGGCCGACGAATCGCTGGACTCCTTCATGAAGCGGTTCAAACTGGTCGGGATTTCCGGAGTCGATACGCGACGTCTGGTCCTGCACATCCGCGACCAGGGGGTCATGAACGCCGTGATTTCGTCGGTGGATCTGGATGATGCGTCGCTGGTGGAAAAGGCCCGATCCTGGCCCAGTATGGCCGGCCTGGAACTGGCCTCCCGGGTCACGACGGCAGAAGCGTACGATTTCTGCGAGGGATCCGGCCCACGGATTGCGGTCTACGACTACGGGGTGAAGCAGAACATCCTGCGTTCATTCAAGGCGCGCGGATGCACGGTCCGTGTTTTCCCGGCCGACACGGACTTCGCGGTCATCCGGACCTGGGATCCCGATGGGGTCTTCTTCTCAAACGGACCGGGCGACCCGCGTGCCATGGAGGGGGCCATTGCCACCGTGAAGGAGGCCACGGCCTCCGGACTTCCGTTGTTCGGCATCTGTCTGGGGCATCAACTCATGTCACTCGCCGCCGGACTGGATGTGTACAAGATGTTCGTCGGCCATCGGGGCGCCAACCATGCCGTCAAGAACCTGCAGACGGGGCAGGTGGAAGTGTCCACGCAGAACCACGGTTTCGCCGTCAACAAGGACTCCCTGTCGCCGGACGTGGCCGAGTTGACGCACATCAACCTGAACGACCAGACCCTTGAGGGCGTCCGTTTCAAGCAGTTCTGCGGATTCTCTGTCCAGTACCATCCCGAAGCTTCGCCGGGTCCGCACGACAGCCAGTACCTGTTCGATGCCTTCATGGCTGACATCAAGGAAAAACGGGGCGTCCAGGCGACGCACCTGAAAGACGACCACATGATTTACGCCGGACGATAA
- the purS gene encoding phosphoribosylformylglycinamidine synthase subunit PurS: MKFTAHVTVTLRPSILDPQGKATHHALTQLDFTQIGSVRIGKFIALEIEAGSEDEARQIAEKAAGQLLANPVMEDFHVVIHHAS, translated from the coding sequence ATGAAGTTTACCGCACACGTTACCGTCACGCTCCGACCGTCCATCCTGGATCCGCAGGGCAAGGCCACGCATCATGCCCTTACGCAGCTCGACTTCACGCAGATCGGTAGCGTGCGGATCGGCAAGTTCATCGCGTTGGAAATTGAAGCGGGATCCGAGGATGAAGCGCGTCAGATTGCCGAGAAGGCCGCTGGCCAGTTGCTTGCGAACCCGGTCATGGAGGACTTCCATGTGGTCATCCATCACGCATCCTGA
- a CDS encoding phosphatidylserine decarboxylase family protein, giving the protein MFAKEGIALILASLLIGAAIGVLAWQFPGPVRWLIMILAVAVPLFTMYFFRDPQRTPPADTTNLVLAPADGKVVVIQDVEEPLYLQGPARQVSIFLSPLNVHVNRAPADGVIEFDEYVPGDYLVAWHEKASELNERSQLGLRHPTGQKILFKQIAGAVARRIVYHISIGDAVKAGERFGIVKFGSRMDILVHPDTEILVGLGDKVTAGETLLARLSPEAKHAE; this is encoded by the coding sequence ATGTTCGCCAAAGAAGGAATTGCCCTCATTCTTGCCTCACTCCTGATTGGAGCGGCTATTGGTGTGTTGGCGTGGCAATTTCCGGGACCGGTGCGATGGCTGATCATGATCCTCGCCGTTGCGGTCCCGTTGTTCACCATGTACTTTTTCCGGGATCCGCAACGTACGCCACCGGCCGACACGACCAACCTCGTCCTGGCGCCGGCCGACGGCAAGGTGGTGGTCATCCAGGACGTGGAAGAGCCGCTCTATCTCCAGGGTCCGGCCAGGCAGGTGTCCATCTTCCTGTCTCCGCTGAACGTGCATGTGAACCGTGCACCGGCGGATGGGGTGATCGAGTTCGATGAATATGTCCCGGGAGACTATCTCGTAGCCTGGCATGAGAAGGCGAGTGAATTGAACGAACGTTCCCAACTTGGATTGCGGCATCCGACGGGCCAGAAAATCCTCTTCAAGCAGATTGCCGGCGCCGTTGCGCGTCGGATTGTGTATCACATTTCCATCGGGGATGCGGTCAAGGCCGGGGAACGGTTCGGAATCGTGAAATTCGGATCGCGTATGGACATCCTGGTCCATCCGGATACGGAAATCCTGGTTGGACTCGGCGACAAGGTGACGGCCGGTGAGACCCTTCTGGCTCGACTGTCGCCGGAGGCGAAGCATGCCGAATAA
- the rnhA gene encoding ribonuclease HI, translating to MKDVTIYTDGACSGNPGPGGWAALLMYQGKERVITGAERNTTNNRMELAAVVEALRVLKEPVKAAVHTDSAYIANAFQQGWIDNWQKKGWMTAGKKPVKNQDLWKDLLAQMARHEVRFVKVKGHADDELNNRVDRLAVEALKLQ from the coding sequence ATGAAAGACGTAACCATTTACACCGACGGCGCATGCAGCGGCAATCCGGGACCCGGCGGATGGGCGGCGCTCCTGATGTACCAGGGCAAGGAACGCGTCATTACCGGGGCCGAACGCAATACCACGAACAACCGGATGGAATTGGCTGCCGTCGTGGAAGCCCTGCGGGTGCTCAAGGAACCGGTGAAGGCGGCCGTCCACACCGATTCGGCCTACATTGCCAACGCCTTCCAACAGGGCTGGATTGACAACTGGCAGAAAAAGGGCTGGATGACGGCCGGCAAGAAGCCGGTCAAGAACCAGGACCTGTGGAAGGATCTGCTGGCCCAGATGGCCCGGCATGAGGTCCGGTTCGTCAAGGTGAAGGGCCACGCGGACGACGAACTCAACAACCGGGTGGATCGCCTGGCCGTGGAAGCACTCAAGCTTCAATAA
- the mtaB gene encoding tRNA (N(6)-L-threonylcarbamoyladenosine(37)-C(2))-methylthiotransferase MtaB: MPSVAFHTLGCKLNFAETGSIAEQFRAREWEIVPFGEHADTVVLNTCTVTEEADRKCRQTIRRALRKNPDTFVIVTGCFAQLRPEQIAGIEGVDVVLGAQEKFDVFRYVSAFHKGERTQIDVSCIDGVTSFGSAFSATERTRAFLKVQDGCDYSCSFCTIPAARGPSRSATVQDIVDQARTIAGRGYREIVLSGVNIGLFGQERGEELLPLLKALDGVTDIDRYRISSIEPNLLTDGIIDFVAESRAFVPHFHLPLQSGDNDVLGAMRRRYRRETYSERVERIHNAMPHAAIGVDVIVGFPNETPERFENTFAYLADLPASYFHVFTYSERPGTVAVDRLGGSPVPKADRSRRNRRLRLLSEKKRAAFYRQFTGTERPVLWEYAQDGGTMSGFTDNHIRVQAPFDESQTGEICTVRIGPMLANGLMAMLP, from the coding sequence TTGCCTTCTGTTGCTTTTCATACGCTGGGATGCAAGCTCAATTTCGCCGAGACCGGTTCAATCGCCGAGCAATTCCGTGCCCGAGAGTGGGAAATCGTACCGTTCGGCGAGCACGCCGATACCGTGGTGTTGAATACGTGCACGGTCACCGAGGAGGCCGACCGGAAATGCCGTCAGACCATCCGCCGTGCCCTGCGCAAGAACCCGGATACGTTCGTCATTGTGACCGGGTGTTTTGCCCAGCTCCGCCCGGAACAGATTGCTGGAATCGAAGGCGTTGATGTCGTCCTGGGCGCGCAGGAAAAGTTCGACGTCTTCCGGTACGTGTCGGCCTTTCACAAAGGGGAGCGGACACAAATCGATGTATCCTGTATTGATGGCGTGACGTCGTTCGGCTCCGCGTTTTCCGCGACCGAGCGAACGCGTGCCTTCCTCAAGGTCCAGGATGGATGCGATTACTCGTGTTCGTTCTGTACCATTCCGGCAGCCCGTGGACCGAGCCGGTCCGCTACGGTTCAGGACATCGTGGACCAGGCCCGGACCATTGCCGGCAGGGGCTACAGGGAAATCGTGCTCAGTGGCGTCAATATAGGCCTGTTCGGTCAGGAGCGTGGCGAGGAGCTGCTTCCCCTCCTGAAGGCCCTGGACGGAGTGACGGACATTGATCGCTACCGGATTTCATCCATCGAACCCAATCTGCTCACGGACGGCATCATTGATTTCGTGGCGGAATCACGCGCTTTCGTTCCTCATTTCCATCTCCCGCTGCAGAGCGGCGACAATGACGTGCTCGGGGCCATGCGACGCCGGTACCGCCGGGAGACCTATTCCGAGCGCGTGGAACGGATCCACAACGCCATGCCCCATGCCGCCATCGGTGTGGACGTGATTGTGGGCTTCCCGAACGAAACACCGGAACGCTTCGAAAACACCTTCGCGTACCTGGCCGACCTGCCAGCATCGTATTTCCACGTATTCACCTACTCGGAACGGCCAGGGACCGTGGCCGTGGACCGGCTGGGTGGCTCGCCGGTACCCAAGGCCGATCGATCCCGGCGCAACCGGCGCCTCAGGCTGCTCTCGGAGAAGAAGCGGGCCGCGTTTTACCGGCAGTTCACGGGAACGGAGCGCCCTGTCCTCTGGGAATACGCCCAGGACGGCGGCACGATGTCCGGCTTCACGGACAACCACATCCGGGTACAGGCCCCGTTCGACGAATCGCAGACTGGCGAGATATGTACGGTCCGGATTGGCCCCATGCTGGCCAACGGATTGATGGCCATGCTGCCCTGA
- the pssA gene encoding CDP-diacylglycerol--serine O-phosphatidyltransferase, whose protein sequence is MPNNGSRKNGRRPGLKQRRFRQRLSAYRESRAGRAPRRIPRAAVPSFFTLMNLFCGFLAIVQVHEGQFVTAGWLIVLAGFFDALDGMMARLTNGQSLFGVELDSLSDIVSFGVAPAFLMYVYALNGHGTAGLIVASLPAMCGAVRLARFNVSFDGDKKEFFTGLPIPMSAAVFVAVILNADSLAFLSPDAESHRVLLTTVIVISGLMVSNVRFDTLPKPSAASFRENPTKGFLSVAAILMLVFFREMGLLIVLVVYLLLGMGRGLYAFGRSVWVAESSTEADA, encoded by the coding sequence ATGCCGAATAACGGATCCCGGAAGAACGGTCGGCGCCCGGGCCTCAAGCAGCGCCGATTCCGTCAGCGGCTCTCCGCGTACCGGGAATCCCGGGCCGGTCGTGCGCCCCGGCGGATTCCGCGTGCGGCCGTGCCGTCCTTTTTCACGCTCATGAACCTGTTCTGTGGATTCCTGGCCATCGTCCAGGTACACGAAGGACAGTTCGTGACAGCCGGATGGTTGATTGTGCTGGCGGGTTTCTTCGATGCGCTGGACGGCATGATGGCACGGCTCACCAACGGCCAAAGCCTGTTCGGGGTCGAACTCGACTCGTTGTCGGACATCGTCAGTTTCGGCGTGGCACCGGCCTTTCTCATGTACGTGTACGCCCTGAACGGTCACGGCACGGCGGGACTGATTGTGGCGTCGCTGCCTGCCATGTGCGGGGCGGTCCGACTGGCCCGGTTCAACGTGTCCTTCGACGGGGACAAGAAGGAGTTTTTCACCGGGCTACCCATTCCCATGAGTGCCGCCGTATTCGTCGCAGTCATCCTGAACGCGGATTCCCTCGCCTTCCTGTCTCCGGATGCGGAAAGCCATCGGGTGCTGTTGACCACGGTCATCGTGATTTCCGGACTCATGGTGTCCAATGTCCGGTTCGATACATTGCCCAAGCCGTCGGCGGCCAGCTTCCGGGAGAATCCGACGAAGGGGTTCCTGTCGGTGGCTGCCATCCTCATGCTGGTTTTCTTCAGGGAGATGGGGCTGTTGATTGTCCTCGTGGTCTATTTGCTGTTGGGCATGGGACGGGGACTGTATGCGTTCGGACGCAGTGTCTGGGTCGCCGAATCTTCAACGGAAGCCGATGCCTGA
- a CDS encoding ATP-dependent Clp protease adaptor ClpS, with translation MWSSITHPDRTRRAPMTVPTPEPAQPDVASDQPWHVLLFNDDVHTFEEVILQLMKATGCTQSTAEGQAWTVHTKGKCTVFTGTFEACLSVQGVLNEIALLTEIRG, from the coding sequence ATGTGGTCATCCATCACGCATCCTGATCGAACGCGTCGGGCACCGATGACGGTGCCGACACCGGAACCGGCCCAGCCGGACGTGGCTTCCGACCAACCCTGGCACGTCCTGCTGTTCAATGACGACGTGCACACGTTCGAAGAGGTCATTCTGCAACTCATGAAGGCTACGGGGTGCACACAGTCCACGGCCGAAGGGCAGGCCTGGACCGTACACACGAAAGGCAAGTGCACGGTCTTCACCGGGACGTTCGAAGCCTGCCTTTCCGTGCAGGGCGTCCTGAACGAGATTGCGTTGCTGACCGAAATCAGGGGCTGA
- a CDS encoding septal ring lytic transglycosylase RlpA family protein, translating to MKYISSLSIFILMVGFALPTAHGQLLATADGSNGTASYYHEGYHGSTTASGEQYDHNALTAAHRTLPFNTLVRVTRVDNGRAVIVRVNDRMAMGPGKTIDLSGAAAKRLDMMTEGVVDVRIDVLDTGSVTASADVDSRPRVIGWSSRTRTTALDSKPAPVRTAVAAPDGPPAPVRTVADASEPDPTGMKKAPSRDLRPIVFTLQIGSFTTREGAREMAQAYDSAWVDEVVVNGAEIWRVYYSRYTVEQDARNAQKVLWQDGQDSFLRRVTS from the coding sequence ATGAAATACATTTCCTCACTTTCCATCTTCATCCTGATGGTCGGCTTTGCGTTGCCAACCGCGCATGGCCAGCTTCTGGCCACGGCCGACGGATCCAACGGAACGGCCAGCTATTACCATGAAGGGTATCACGGCTCCACTACGGCGAGCGGTGAACAATACGATCACAATGCGCTTACGGCGGCCCACCGGACGCTGCCGTTCAATACGCTCGTCCGTGTAACCCGCGTCGACAATGGACGCGCGGTCATCGTACGCGTAAACGATCGCATGGCCATGGGACCAGGCAAGACCATCGACCTGTCGGGCGCCGCTGCAAAGCGACTCGATATGATGACGGAAGGTGTGGTCGACGTCCGAATTGATGTCCTGGATACGGGATCCGTTACGGCTTCGGCCGACGTCGATTCGCGTCCCCGCGTCATTGGCTGGTCCTCCCGGACCCGTACGACAGCATTGGATTCGAAGCCAGCGCCCGTCCGTACCGCCGTTGCTGCGCCGGATGGCCCACCGGCTCCGGTCCGCACGGTTGCGGACGCATCCGAGCCCGATCCCACCGGAATGAAGAAGGCTCCTTCGCGCGATTTGCGTCCCATCGTGTTCACTCTCCAGATCGGCTCGTTCACGACCCGTGAAGGAGCCCGCGAAATGGCGCAGGCATACGATTCCGCGTGGGTCGACGAGGTCGTCGTGAACGGCGCGGAAATCTGGCGTGTGTACTATTCCCGCTATACGGTCGAACAAGACGCCCGGAATGCACAGAAGGTACTCTGGCAGGATGGACAGGACAGTTTCCTTCGACGGGTAACGTCCTGA